ttttccaggCGCTCCTCCTGATCAAAGAACCAAAAAAATGCctataacttctttattattcaattttggaaaaaatgtgtagaatatttttttgtttgcccTCAAAAAATCCATCCaccgcaaaaataaaaaaatcaaaatttcccatacatttttaaataattaactttttttcaattacaGGTTTACATGGTTTTCTCCCACTCTATgggaaataaatcaaaaattatttttcttaaatatagcCCTTACTATTCcacataacttttatttaaaacattttgtctTTAGTCTCATAGGTTTTctggaaattttgaattttcctgaaaaaaatattccagacatttctgaccaaaaaaaaaacaaaaaatgccaataacttcTTTACTGTTTAATTCTAGGGAAAATGTGTAGAATACTTTTTTGCTTGCACTTAAAAGAGTCAtccattgcaaaaataaaaaatttaaaatttcccatACATTTTGAGATACATGCCTGTTTTTGATTAAAcgtttttcatgattttctcccactgtaagGGAAACAagccaaaaattatttttgctaaatataGTCCTCACCGATTCacacaacttttatttaattaatatttctcaAAATCCTATAGATATtgcgtaaaaaaataaaatgctatcttaagctttaaaaacaaaatcccGTTTACACGTCATTAAAAACCGTATtacaacaataacaataatattctttaatcaGTTTTCCTTGACATATTACTATTGTAGCCCAAACAAGTTTTTTCGGTACTCTTGTAAGCACCGATGTTGTTACTCTTGAAAGAAGAAAttgaatcaataaataattattgttttgtgtAGAGCATATAATTATATGTAATTGGGTCGtcatttgttcatttttttcttcGAAGATAACTCGcagtatttaataataataattcgaaTATTGTAGGAAGccttttaaggaaaaaaatctcGTTGCAACTTTGGAAATCTCTGACAAGCTGGCAACACCGCACTATTTGTTATAATATAGAGCAATAGTTTGAACACTATAATAGTgcattattattaacaataacccttaatatatttaattatagtcGTTTTGATTGTTTAAAGACTCATTTATTATGTAAAACATGGGATCGATCAAAAGCGTGACGTAATTATTacactaataattaaaaacgatCCGGCAACGTCGGCCTTTTCTCCTTTGACACATGTCATGTGTCGCCATGACATGTAACACTTAACCTCACTTTtcgtttattttgatttgttgaTGTGACAAAACAACACGTTTCCGCAATAAAAACACAGAAAATGACCACGAAAACCCTTACAGAAGACGAACTGTTCGCTGACATAGAAGACGAACACTCAGAACCACTTAACCACATGGACAAGTTACAAATTCAAGACTGTCAAGAAGAATATtacgatgatgatgatgatgagcACTATTATGAAGAAGACTATACTCAAGAGGACTATTCCATACAAAACTCACGCACCCACACCAACCAGCAACAGCAATCGAACAAAATAAGCAACTTCCAACCCTCCGACAACTTATTTAAGAAGTACTCGAACAAAATCAATGTGGAGAAATACGAAGTGTCTTCCTTGCCCAATCATGCCGTAAGTCACTTAATAATGAACGAGAAAAAGATGGAAAACGAGAGACGCAGAACGAAAGACAAACATGACAGAGCTACAGCGGAACAAGTGATGGATCCTCGCACcagaatgattttatttaagttattaaacaGGAACATCATTAGTGAGGTGAATGGATGCATATCGACTGGTAAGGAGGCAAACGTGTACCATGCCTCGACAAAAACAGGCCGTGACTATGcgataaaaatttacaaaacttcCATTTTGGTGTTTAAAGATCGAGATAAGTATGTCACTGGGGAGTTTAGGTTTAGACACGGATACTCCAAACATAACCCAAGAAAAATGGTTAGAACCTGGGCCGAAAAAGAAATGAGAAACCTACATAGGATGTACTCGAACGGCCTAAATGTACCTGAGCCAATAATCCTCAGATCCCACGTACTTGTCATGGAATTTATTGGGAAAAATGGTTGGCCTGCCCCAAAACTGAAAGATGTCGAACTGAACCAGTCAAAAGCCAGGGAAATCTATAGGGACATAGTGATTATCATCTGGAAAATGTATAACAAGTGCAAACTGGTGCATGCCGACCTTTCTGAGTTCAACATGCTTTACCATAACGGAGAAATTTACATAATAGATGTCTCGCAGAGTGTGGAACATGACCATCCGCACGCCCTGGAATTTCTAAGGAAAGATTGCACCAATATCACCGATTATTTCAAGAAAAGAGATGTGGCCACGATGAGTTTAAAAGAACTGTTTGATTTTATAACTGACCCGTCCATTAATGAGGAAAACATGGAGGAGTGTTTGAGTAAGTTGGCTGAAAAGGCTGCCGAGAGGACTGAAACTACTTCTACCGAGCAAGTAAGTAGTGTGGCATAAATGttgagttttaaaatattttttcattgttgATTTAAATACAGTTACAGATGGCACAGAAAAATTGgtagtataaaattaaaaagtgcttactgatataataaattataaacagtTACTTGTCACCTAAGGTTAAAGGTACCTAATTGGGGGTATCTGTACTGTAGGGTACCTATCTCTTTAGTCTATTGTAAGAAAGTACAGCATCCAATCTGTACATTGTAGGATAAGTTTCCCAATTTCAGTTACATGATTTTtgttcatataaaaaaaagaaaagagtaTAAAccgaaaataaaatattatagtacaataataaaagcatttGACAAAGTTTCATGCCATAAGTTGTTCATTAGTATTTAACTGAGAAAAAATTTGGATCACAGGTGACTCTTTGAGGGACATTAAGAGTGATGATATCTAACAATTCAGAACAGTTAAATGCATTGTTAACAATTTTATATGCAGTGGACTCTAATACTCTAATATAGATTGCATGTAGGAGCAATACAGGGCTCTAACACATTGAATGTcattaaaatcctttaaaggTCGACTAATTAAACTCAATAGCTTTAAAGCTTTACGCCTAATGGTATTCAAACTTAAGACCACCATCAATATACACACTCAGatctttaatttcattaacaCTACCCAAGAACAATTAATGTGATATTTCTTTTTGGAAACTGTATCTAAATCATGTTGCAATTTTAAGCACTCATcaaattcattaatatttataaaaagtctTAAATCGTCCACATGAGAAGACAttcaaagtatttaatttctttttgttagTTCATCAACAAACAAGTCAAATAATAAAGTACTTAAATGATAGGACAGGAATAAATAGAATAGCAAGCTTCTATTACATATTACAATCACAGTCTTTTGATATGATTCACTGACATAATAACACACTTAAAGGAAATCCTTACTCTATGTGTGGTATTTGTATTTGAATTGAATCACATTACAATAACAGTTTATTTCCATCAGTCCTCTATTGAACAATTCGCTTTAAGTTAGGCCTTAGGATAACataaatggttttatttaattagttactTGTGACTTCATTACAACTatgttaaaacataaaattactttaatctTAAAGATAGACGAAGAGGTTTTTAAGCAAGCCTACATACCCAAACGTCTCACAGAAGTGATCGACTTCGAACGCGACATAAACCAAGCAAAGTCCGGTTTAGTCGAAGATTTGGTCTATAAAACCCTCGTGGGCCTAAAGTCGGATCTGAGTGGGACGATTCAGCAACCGGAAATCCTCGAGGAACAAGTGAAAAGTGAAGGATCAGAAGACGAATCGAGTGGATCAGAAGAGGAAGAGGAGAGTAAGTTCGTGGACAGTTCCAGACCGAGACACGAGTCGTTGGACGAGAAAAAAGCGAGAAAGAAAGCGGTTAAAGAGGCCCAAGCGGAGAAGAGAAAAGTGAAAGTGAAGAAGCacataaagaaacaaaaagagCGTAAAATTAAGAAGTGATTATTATACTATAGTTGAATAGTGCACGCTGGTTTTATTTGCCCCTTATTAAACCCCTTTTAGTTGGTCATATGTTAttggctaattttttttcactttacaGTTTGAATCTGCCTATAAACCGAAAACGTTAAGAAACTGGGAAGTCCCGAAAGCGTTTCCCGTTACACCGAGACGTAGGATCGGGAAAACGCGTGTGATATCAAACGAGCGGGGTCACATTTTGCCCGACATTAAAAAAGGGAAGAAACCGCCTTGGGGGGAGTTCCTTGGCACTTGGAGTTTACCCAGAACGATCGATAAGAAAACCGGTAAGGAATTAAAATAGGCgtcaaaatgttttgtttttacccttaaatccgTCCTCAGggatttcttttatatttaggtaGAAACAgtgtgaaattattttaaatggttcgAAAGTTATGGCCAAAAATGTCCCCTAATGATAGAAATCTCATTAATCCAGTGTGATTTCTAAAATTAGCAAATCTGGTGCTTTTGGACCTTGATTGACAAACTTGACTATAACTaagagagtttttgaggtataaAAATCGTTTGCATctcaaattatttggaaatagATGGTTTTTAATTGCTCATAActctttttaagaatattccactTGTTTCCTAAAGTATTTGCAAGGAAAgtgaaatttgtttaaaaaaattaggcaaaaaagTGCCCTAACCAAAACTGCTGTAATTACTCAAATAATTAACGTAGAACcacttttttattcttaaatccATCCTCAAGAATCTTTGtatattaatggaaaaaattatagaaatagtTCAAGTGGTTGGCAAGTTATGGCCAAAAATGTCCGATTCACAAGTTATGGCCGATAATGATAAAAATCTCATTAATCCAGTATGAATTCGAAAATTAACAAATCTGGTGGCTTTCAGACCTTGATCGACAAAATTGACTTTAACtcagagagtttttgaggtacaaaaatcgttcgcatatcaaattatttggaaatagATGGCTTTTAATTGCTTGAAACTCGTTTCAAGAATATTCCAGTTTTTTCTTAAAGCATTTgcaagaaaagtgaaatttgtttaaaaaaactaggTAAAAAAGTGCCCTCACCAAAACTGGCGTaactacttaaataattaacgaAGAACcacttttttattcttaaatccATCCTCGGGAACTTGTGTATATGaatggaaaaaattatgaaaattgttTGAGTGGTTCGCAAGTTATGGCCAAAAATGTCCGCTAATGATAAAAATCTCATTAATCCAGTGTgaattctaaaattaacaaatctGGTGCTTTTGGACCTGGATCGACAAAATTGATTCTAACtcagagagtttttgaggtacaaaaatcgttcgcatatcaaattatttggaaagaaaTGGCCTTTAATTGCTTATAATTCTTTTCAAGAATATTCCACTTGTTTCCTGAATTATTtgcaagaaaagtaaaatttgtttaaaaacattAGGTAAAAAAATGCGCTAACCAAAACTGCTGTAACTACCCAAATAATTAACGTAGAACcacttttttattcttaaatccATCCTCAAGAACCTTTGtatataaatggaaaaaattatagaaatagtTTAAGTGGTTCGCAAGTTATGGCCAAAAATGTCCGCTAATAACAAAAATCTCATTAATCCAGTATGAATTCGAAAATTAGCAAATCTGGTGCTTTCGGACCTTGATCGACAAAATTGACTCTAACTCAGAGAGTTCTTGAGGTACAAACATCGTTCAAACATCAAATTGTTTGGAAAGAGATGGCCTTTAATTGCTTAAAACTCTTTTCAAGAATATTCCACTTTTTCCTGAAGTATTTgcaagaaaagtgaaatttgttttaaaaaaataggtaaaaaaatgCCTTAACCAAAACTACCCAATTAATTAACATAGAACcacttttttattcttaaatccatcctcagaAACTTTTGtatatgaatgaaaaaaaattatgagaataatTTAAGTGGTTCGCAAGTTATGGCCAAAAATGTCTAGCTTGAGGTTTTTTAAGAAACCTTCATATAATgacataaattgtttttttttatattataaaaaataaaaatttctcttttacttaatttatagGCAATAAAAAtgggcaaaaataataaataaataaaataaaatacaatattaaaatcacaatatctataaaactgacaaactaaagattttataaaaatttcctGTTTACTGTGAAGAAGTCCATTGCATATATACTAATGGCAACAGAAAATTATATGTAGATGAACACATAAGTGATTATACTTTAAGCAAGCATAACATAAATCACACATAGAAATATAACTTGGAAACACTTGAATATTTTGCTTATaatagttttgttcttttttagcaGTACAGTTAAACAAGAGCGATAAAGACAAACGATTTTCTGCCTTAAGCAACCGTGACAAAGAAAATGAAGTGGTTCAGCATGGATTAAACAATGAACAGGTATAAAAACATCTAtttctagaatttaaaaaaaaaatcgaaaattatatattttttgtcgtGAATTTTAACCATTAATTCTTTGCTTACTTACCATCCTTTTCTTTCACATTAATTAACAAGATAATTTCCCGTTTTCAGGTTCCTTAT
The genomic region above belongs to Anthonomus grandis grandis chromosome 6, icAntGran1.3, whole genome shotgun sequence and contains:
- the LOC126737815 gene encoding serine/threonine-protein kinase RIO1; its protein translation is MTTKTLTEDELFADIEDEHSEPLNHMDKLQIQDCQEEYYDDDDDEHYYEEDYTQEDYSIQNSRTHTNQQQQSNKISNFQPSDNLFKKYSNKINVEKYEVSSLPNHAVSHLIMNEKKMENERRRTKDKHDRATAEQVMDPRTRMILFKLLNRNIISEVNGCISTGKEANVYHASTKTGRDYAIKIYKTSILVFKDRDKYVTGEFRFRHGYSKHNPRKMVRTWAEKEMRNLHRMYSNGLNVPEPIILRSHVLVMEFIGKNGWPAPKLKDVELNQSKAREIYRDIVIIIWKMYNKCKLVHADLSEFNMLYHNGEIYIIDVSQSVEHDHPHALEFLRKDCTNITDYFKKRDVATMSLKELFDFITDPSINEENMEECLSKLAEKAAERTETTSTEQIDEEVFKQAYIPKRLTEVIDFERDINQAKSGLVEDLVYKTLVGLKSDLSGTIQQPEILEEQVKSEGSEDESSGSEEEEESKFVDSSRPRHESLDEKKARKKAVKEAQAEKRKVKVKKHIKKQKERKIKK